A genomic segment from Variovorax paradoxus B4 encodes:
- a CDS encoding ATP-binding protein: protein MSTGTSPSSSPATQAVRLAPEARYADELARLHAADTDARPTGWKLSPRAVRRFILGDEKLQVSRKFYGDDPLVDRAIVTLMGHQGLMLVGEPGTAKSLLSELLAAAVSGDSGLTVQGTAGTTEDHIKYSWNYALLLAEGPSQRALVPSALYQAMRAGKLVRFEEITRCPPEIQDVLISLMSDKQLMIPELGDDARLYAQRGFNIIATANLRDRGVHEMSSALKRRFNFETVKPIRDHSFEVELVMAQLKRELDGGGESPVEVPRDVVALLVTTFQELRAGQTQDGAAIKGLDAVMSTAEAVNVAYAAALQARHFNGGRLTVREIAGQLQGVVLKDSTDDVKRVRHYFDTVVRERGKRDAQWKTFHDAARALWQ, encoded by the coding sequence ATGAGCACCGGCACATCACCGTCTTCTTCCCCCGCGACCCAGGCCGTGCGCCTTGCCCCCGAGGCGCGCTATGCGGACGAGCTCGCGCGGCTGCATGCGGCCGACACCGATGCGCGGCCCACCGGATGGAAGCTCTCGCCGCGCGCGGTGCGGCGCTTCATCCTCGGCGACGAGAAGCTGCAGGTGAGCCGCAAGTTCTACGGCGACGATCCGCTGGTCGACCGCGCCATCGTGACGCTCATGGGCCACCAGGGCCTGATGCTGGTGGGCGAGCCGGGCACCGCGAAGTCGCTGCTCTCGGAGCTGCTTGCAGCCGCCGTCAGCGGTGATTCGGGCCTCACGGTGCAGGGCACCGCCGGCACCACCGAAGACCACATCAAGTACAGCTGGAACTACGCACTGCTGCTGGCCGAGGGGCCGAGCCAGCGCGCGCTGGTGCCTTCTGCGCTCTACCAGGCCATGCGTGCGGGCAAGCTGGTGCGCTTCGAGGAAATCACGCGCTGCCCGCCCGAGATCCAGGACGTGCTGATTTCGTTGATGAGCGACAAGCAGCTCATGATTCCGGAGCTGGGCGACGATGCCCGGCTCTATGCACAGCGCGGCTTCAACATCATCGCCACGGCCAACCTGCGCGACCGCGGCGTGCACGAGATGTCGTCCGCATTGAAGCGTCGGTTCAACTTCGAAACGGTCAAGCCGATCCGGGACCATTCGTTCGAGGTCGAACTGGTGATGGCTCAGCTGAAGCGCGAACTCGACGGTGGCGGCGAGTCGCCGGTCGAGGTGCCGCGCGACGTGGTGGCGCTGCTGGTTACCACCTTCCAGGAGTTGCGCGCGGGCCAGACGCAGGACGGCGCCGCCATCAAGGGCCTCGATGCCGTGATGTCCACCGCGGAGGCCGTGAACGTGGCTTATGCGGCGGCCCTGCAGGCGCGCCATTTCAACGGCGGCCGGCTCACCGTGCGCGAGATCGCGGGCCAGCTGCAGGGCGTGGTGTTGAAGGACAGCACCGACGATGTGAAGCGCGTGCGCCACTACTTCGACACCGTCGTGCGCGAACGCGGCAAGCGCGACGCGCAATGGAAGACCTTTCACGACGCGGCACGTGCGCTGTGGCAGTAG
- a CDS encoding SWIM zinc finger family protein, with the protein MAWYDGYRAYDDDTLATLANPGLLRRAAKDVEAGKIAWAEQGTEAGVVTADGQRVQLDARGPQQARCDCPAPGICKHILGAALWLRALEPVAPGRPAGARSDEQQDRQAPPGADPLAEILALDAAALFKVAGVAAVRRAAAAASSVVEWRVQGGALVMDLPELGASCRWVAGAGYAGMVSEVPAAERKAVHLIAIAALRSAHGQPFAWPESARPAPVEDTVRLGERERAFLLQVESMLEELLTGGLSHVSELTSARLLALNMSARGEGLPRLAALLRNLGGTVDLLVRRDHRAEERDAFAFMARIHALCAALARAEGELAVALRGRLKRDFDESAALDLLPLGAHWWQTRGGARGLTVAFWDLAGARVLQASLARPDGSDTAFTRSSAWSANALWSGAGAAQSVCEAALRLEHPRLAEDGRLALGGATRAQPLPAWTADDPRLKSIGCGNWSELGEGLRAATGLAAEPFDAVLLRPSDTRPPVLDEAQQRLDWLVQDDAGQWLRLDIPVGPEHRQRIDNLDRLAARRAPVHAVLVRIERSAASTELMPIAVLSSNAKKALQTVSLDFADEVARTTSLANRILRMLEARQQQRQAAPVGAPTLAARLLAPVTEVTETQAATGRMALTAAQRQRLHDALDRAGSVGLEVLSSALRTHLAAPAAVPLLKLGFLCQLLGELDSLPEQRKAQPA; encoded by the coding sequence ATGGCCTGGTACGACGGCTATCGCGCCTACGACGACGACACACTGGCCACGCTCGCCAACCCTGGCTTGCTTCGGCGCGCCGCAAAGGACGTGGAGGCGGGCAAGATCGCATGGGCAGAGCAGGGCACCGAAGCTGGGGTGGTGACGGCCGACGGCCAGCGCGTGCAGCTCGATGCACGCGGCCCGCAGCAGGCGCGCTGCGACTGCCCGGCACCGGGCATCTGCAAGCACATACTTGGCGCGGCGCTGTGGCTGCGTGCATTGGAGCCGGTCGCGCCAGGCCGGCCAGCCGGCGCGCGTTCAGACGAGCAGCAAGACAGACAGGCACCGCCCGGTGCCGACCCGCTCGCGGAAATCCTCGCGCTCGATGCGGCGGCGCTTTTCAAGGTCGCGGGCGTGGCTGCCGTGCGCCGCGCCGCAGCCGCCGCCAGCAGCGTCGTCGAATGGCGGGTGCAGGGCGGCGCGCTCGTCATGGACTTGCCCGAGCTCGGCGCCTCGTGTCGCTGGGTGGCGGGCGCGGGCTATGCGGGCATGGTGTCCGAGGTGCCTGCCGCGGAACGCAAGGCGGTGCACCTGATCGCCATTGCCGCGCTGCGCAGCGCGCACGGGCAGCCCTTCGCATGGCCCGAGAGCGCGCGGCCTGCGCCGGTCGAAGACACCGTGCGCCTCGGCGAGCGGGAGCGTGCGTTCCTGCTGCAGGTGGAGTCGATGCTGGAAGAGCTGCTGACAGGCGGCCTCTCGCACGTGAGCGAGTTGACGTCGGCGCGCCTCCTGGCACTCAACATGTCCGCGCGCGGCGAAGGCTTGCCGCGCCTGGCCGCCTTGCTGCGCAACCTTGGCGGCACGGTCGACCTGCTGGTGCGGCGCGACCACCGCGCCGAGGAGCGCGACGCCTTCGCGTTCATGGCGCGCATCCATGCACTGTGCGCTGCGCTCGCGCGGGCCGAGGGCGAACTCGCCGTGGCACTGCGCGGCCGGCTCAAGCGCGACTTCGACGAATCGGCCGCTCTCGACCTGCTGCCGCTCGGTGCGCACTGGTGGCAGACGCGCGGCGGCGCGCGCGGGCTCACCGTGGCGTTCTGGGACTTGGCGGGTGCGCGCGTGCTGCAGGCCTCGCTCGCACGGCCCGATGGAAGCGACACCGCCTTCACGCGCAGCAGCGCATGGTCCGCAAACGCGCTGTGGTCCGGCGCGGGCGCCGCGCAGAGCGTGTGCGAAGCGGCCCTGCGCCTCGAACACCCCCGCCTCGCCGAAGACGGCCGGCTGGCGCTCGGCGGCGCCACGCGTGCCCAGCCCCTGCCTGCGTGGACGGCCGACGACCCGCGCCTGAAGTCGATCGGCTGCGGCAACTGGTCCGAACTCGGCGAGGGCCTGCGCGCCGCCACCGGCCTTGCGGCCGAGCCTTTCGATGCAGTGCTGCTGCGGCCTTCGGACACGCGCCCGCCCGTGCTCGACGAAGCACAGCAGCGCCTCGACTGGCTGGTGCAGGACGATGCGGGCCAATGGCTGCGGCTTGACATCCCCGTTGGCCCGGAGCACCGGCAGCGCATCGACAACCTCGACCGCCTCGCCGCGCGCCGTGCCCCAGTGCATGCGGTGCTGGTGCGCATCGAGCGCTCTGCCGCGAGCACCGAACTCATGCCCATCGCCGTGCTGAGCAGCAACGCGAAGAAGGCGCTGCAAACGGTGTCGCTCGACTTTGCCGACGAGGTTGCGCGCACCACGTCGCTCGCCAACCGCATCCTGCGCATGCTCGAGGCACGGCAGCAGCAGCGGCAGGCGGCGCCCGTGGGTGCGCCCACGCTGGCGGCGCGCCTGCTCGCTCCAGTGACAGAAGTGACCGAGACGCAGGCCGCCACCGGGCGCATGGCACTGACCGCGGCACAGCGGCAGCGCCTGCACGATGCACTCGACCGCGCAGGCTCTGTCGGCCTGGAGGTGCTGTCGAGTGCGCTGCGCACGCACCTTGCTGCGCCGGCCGCGGTGCCGTTGCTGAAGCTGGGCTTTCTGTGCCAGTTGCTTGGCGAACTCGACAGCTTGCCGGAGCAAAGGAAAGCGCAGCCGGCTTAG
- a CDS encoding DUF5682 family protein, producing MAVVAETGSVLPAGLEAARGRLFGEDGGGVFFVPVRHHSPACAFALRALLREVRPAAVLIEGPDDLNALLPLLQHPQTTAPVAWLCQSTRQVPVDDPDSEEKTRTESRTSFFPFCDYSPEWIAVREGAALGARLGLIDLPWSDKAWHRDEGDEGDARDAARSLMEERHFAHSRYLNAMAAQLGCVDHQELWDRLFELRTSAALGHWRAFFSDVFSWCAMARLDYEPEVLEAELSLPRERHMAAHIRRWRDEIEGPIVVVTGGFHTLELVNQWQKAQPSKAPAGKDAPDNAWLIRYSFERLDALNGYASGMPSPGYYQQVWERLEAGEADPFTAVALDSLTRFARQTRAQDDADAVSTALVQAAAAQAMRLAALRGNAGPGRQDLLDAIRSCFIKGAIDEGTRGFTADLRNFLSGTRIGDVPPSAGSPPLIEDARRLARQAGVRLDDSTARMARLDLYRKPSHRERSRFFHAMTYLDTGLGTWLAGPDFLGNSRLHLLFEEWRAAWSPLVEARLIELAGDGASVEAVCMAKLRKEEIALSDEGRGRSASAAVALLLRACLVGLQSRLPQLLSMLSTHLDEDASLGSVVECGHRLVTLWRAREPLGVQQHPQLRSLLERVWPAALFLLPDVGGCPEEGEAGAVKQLLSLRELGRLLASLQGEPGEAGDGAIDLDLLRTQLERFATGASAAPAVAGAASALLYLDGHWDENALDTVVRQRFGAGAQPREAVRFLNGVMAAAPELLLRLPALLEGLDGLVQGWDAEAFVAHLPDLRQAFTRLKPQETSDLAGRIAALHDMGETEGQALYQMHYETTEQDLHEGAQLQLALAECMRRDGLAAWLTAPEHKKNNIESAT from the coding sequence GTGGCAGTAGTTGCAGAAACCGGCAGCGTTCTGCCTGCCGGGCTGGAGGCCGCGCGCGGCCGGCTGTTCGGCGAGGACGGCGGGGGCGTGTTCTTCGTGCCCGTGAGGCACCACAGCCCGGCCTGTGCATTCGCATTGAGGGCGCTGCTGCGCGAGGTCAGGCCGGCGGCTGTGCTGATTGAAGGACCGGACGACCTGAACGCACTGCTGCCGCTGCTGCAGCACCCGCAAACCACCGCCCCCGTTGCATGGCTGTGCCAGAGCACCCGGCAGGTTCCGGTCGATGACCCCGACTCGGAAGAGAAGACGCGCACGGAGTCGCGCACGTCGTTCTTTCCGTTTTGCGACTACAGCCCCGAGTGGATTGCGGTGCGCGAAGGCGCGGCGCTCGGCGCGCGCCTGGGGCTGATCGATCTTCCCTGGAGCGACAAGGCCTGGCATCGCGACGAAGGCGACGAAGGCGATGCACGCGACGCAGCGCGCAGCCTGATGGAAGAGCGCCATTTCGCGCACAGCCGCTACCTCAACGCCATGGCCGCCCAGCTCGGCTGCGTCGACCATCAGGAGCTGTGGGACCGCCTGTTCGAACTGCGCACGTCGGCCGCTCTCGGCCACTGGCGCGCCTTCTTTTCCGACGTGTTCAGCTGGTGCGCCATGGCGCGGCTCGACTACGAGCCCGAGGTGCTCGAGGCCGAGCTGAGCCTGCCGCGGGAGCGCCACATGGCGGCGCACATCCGTCGCTGGCGCGACGAAATCGAGGGGCCGATCGTGGTCGTCACCGGCGGCTTTCACACGCTCGAGCTGGTCAACCAGTGGCAAAAGGCCCAGCCCTCGAAGGCGCCCGCCGGCAAGGACGCACCAGACAACGCATGGCTGATCCGCTACAGCTTCGAGCGGCTCGACGCGCTCAACGGCTATGCCTCGGGCATGCCGTCGCCCGGCTATTACCAGCAGGTGTGGGAACGCCTCGAGGCCGGCGAGGCCGACCCCTTCACCGCAGTGGCGCTCGACAGCCTGACCCGCTTTGCGCGCCAGACCCGCGCGCAAGACGATGCCGATGCGGTGTCTACAGCACTGGTGCAGGCCGCCGCCGCGCAGGCCATGCGGCTCGCGGCGCTGCGCGGCAATGCCGGTCCGGGCCGGCAAGACCTGCTCGATGCCATCCGCTCCTGCTTCATCAAGGGCGCCATCGACGAAGGCACGCGCGGCTTTACCGCCGACCTGCGCAACTTCTTGAGCGGCACGCGCATCGGCGACGTGCCGCCTTCGGCAGGCTCGCCGCCGCTGATCGAGGACGCGCGCAGGCTCGCCCGCCAGGCCGGCGTGCGGCTGGACGACAGCACCGCGCGCATGGCGCGGCTGGATCTCTATCGCAAGCCTTCGCACCGCGAGCGCAGCCGCTTCTTCCATGCCATGACATACCTCGACACGGGGCTCGGCACCTGGCTCGCGGGGCCGGATTTTCTTGGCAACAGCCGTTTGCATTTGCTGTTCGAAGAGTGGCGCGCCGCCTGGTCGCCGCTGGTGGAGGCGCGGCTGATCGAGCTGGCGGGCGATGGCGCCAGCGTGGAGGCCGTCTGCATGGCCAAGCTGCGCAAGGAAGAGATCGCGCTGTCCGACGAGGGCCGCGGACGCAGCGCGAGCGCGGCCGTGGCGCTGTTGCTGCGCGCCTGCCTGGTCGGGCTGCAGTCGCGCCTGCCCCAGCTGCTCTCGATGCTTTCCACCCACCTTGACGAAGATGCCTCGCTCGGCTCGGTGGTCGAGTGCGGGCATCGGCTCGTCACGCTCTGGCGTGCGCGGGAGCCGCTGGGCGTGCAGCAGCATCCACAGCTGCGCAGCCTGCTGGAGCGCGTGTGGCCCGCGGCGCTGTTCCTGCTGCCCGACGTGGGCGGGTGCCCCGAAGAAGGTGAGGCGGGCGCGGTGAAGCAACTGCTTTCACTGCGCGAGCTTGGGCGCCTGCTGGCCTCGCTGCAAGGCGAACCGGGAGAAGCCGGTGACGGTGCCATCGACCTCGACCTGCTGCGTACGCAACTCGAACGATTCGCGACCGGTGCGTCGGCCGCGCCCGCGGTGGCCGGCGCTGCTTCGGCCCTGCTGTACCTCGATGGACACTGGGACGAGAACGCACTCGATACCGTGGTGCGGCAACGCTTCGGCGCGGGCGCACAGCCGCGCGAGGCGGTACGTTTTCTCAACGGGGTGATGGCCGCGGCGCCTGAACTGCTGCTGCGCCTGCCCGCGCTGCTCGAAGGCCTCGACGGCCTGGTGCAGGGCTGGGACGCCGAGGCTTTCGTGGCGCATCTGCCCGATCTGCGGCAGGCCTTCACGCGCCTCAAGCCGCAAGAGACGTCCGACCTGGCCGGCCGTATTGCCGCGCTGCATGACATGGGCGAAACAGAGGGCCAGGCGCTCTACCAGATGCACTACGAAACCACCGAACAAGACCTGCACGAAGGCGCGCAACTGCAGCTCGCGCTGGCCGAGTGCATGCGCCGCGACGGGCTTGCCGCGTGGCTGACGGCCCCGGAGCACAAGAAGAACAACATCGAAAGCGCGACATGA
- a CDS encoding DUF4132 domain-containing protein: protein MGFLDKILGAVTGSAGTAAANGLTREQAQLLKQAFEPLEKAGKELPQKGAAFLVDGTQETVLLDLQAAKSFEPGQLLGAPGRLRWGFSNYQNKALEKIGNQSLEQRGRFYASVDASAPALDVLVRLGKLLAAADGGQSLEHPGAPVPDWLQYLINDAVFASFNKSSSSNAAERDLAKQRPAWNVHLIAALLAHEGLDPHIALQEVFERKGLDSWYHDRLDGLVEAPAVADYMRSQRDATEALPAKLSAAGRVLLARRIGKDKALLNDFAPLFLRLAIDGSKTVRAEATPHLEGIAEAQRLELLGQLLKDGDTTQRTQAAELLARLPGDAARALLDVAAGTETSKAVQQAIRSAMSRLDAAGDAGELELPEPPAWQPFEDIPLGEEAVQLLIANRIELLEKNRVAAEAEIEENKASKQTYRYKWRQDNYAAHKKLTDEDMRVAVRVLNGQGSKNDQNRAKNGQLQQVVGFGNRLQSMPGFGMPHLIRWLAVSRHWTSFWFDDGFHKWLGRQPVGSVDLRALAELLKRSGMPIDDVAHTALFQYWNQASAVDVLPADRVWPFFAEHPEYIDEGLGLVAPPKREGRQTQLDLNATLRTLAVFPTVQARWLPRVMELALGEGKTHRAAAQKALSMLPDIGRRVVESLGATKSEVRIEAANWLAELKYAEAVPAITKALEKETRETVRAAYLTALEALGDDISARLAPAILLAEAKKGLKAKPPAGLAWFSLDALPACRWLDGSPVEPEIVRWWVVLACKLKEPGGNALFTRYLGLLDAAGRQAVGSLVLRQFIAHDTRHPTLDEGIAHANAHAPQRYQGNQQRYQNAKAEHKQYYEADFQKTQEQVFEECKREKMSEYLGSAIGEKGTLALTAYAPGHEVVTLLQQYMRDHYQRRSQIEAMLEGVAPGNDPVVIQLLLGISRRYRTASVQEKARALVQQIADRNGWTQDQLADRTIPTAGLDDTGKLELAYGDRIFTVVLDAAMKPELRNPEGKVVKALPEPRQNDDPVLIKDAKAQFSTSKKELKQVIDLQSARLFEAMCTGRIWPQAEWREYLHRHPIAGRLIQRLVWLELDAEGAVRGSFRPTEDGSLIDTQDDEVELAADSQLRLGHASLVDEGTAAAWNRHFKDYKLVPLFAQMTRKPPAVAFIDDKGQPVSEINDRLGWISDTFTLRGSFAKLGYQRAQAEDGGFFYQYTKEFSSAGVRVAIEFSGNTLPEENVPAALKTLGFEDMKTRGYSDRALPLSSVPPVLLAEAYADYLAIAQACAGFDAGWEKKMPW, encoded by the coding sequence ATGGGATTTCTGGACAAGATCTTGGGCGCCGTCACGGGCAGCGCCGGCACCGCAGCCGCCAACGGCCTGACGCGCGAGCAGGCGCAGCTGTTGAAGCAGGCCTTCGAGCCGCTCGAAAAAGCAGGCAAGGAGCTGCCCCAAAAGGGCGCCGCGTTCCTGGTCGACGGCACGCAGGAAACCGTGCTGCTCGACCTGCAGGCTGCCAAGTCCTTCGAGCCAGGGCAACTGCTCGGAGCCCCCGGCCGCCTGCGTTGGGGTTTCAGCAACTACCAGAACAAGGCGCTGGAGAAGATCGGCAACCAGAGCCTCGAGCAGCGCGGCCGCTTCTACGCCAGCGTGGATGCCAGTGCTCCTGCGCTCGACGTGCTGGTGCGACTGGGCAAGCTGCTGGCTGCAGCCGACGGCGGACAGTCGCTCGAGCATCCCGGCGCGCCGGTGCCCGACTGGCTCCAGTACCTCATCAACGACGCGGTGTTCGCGAGCTTCAACAAGAGCAGCTCCAGCAACGCTGCCGAGCGCGATCTCGCCAAGCAGCGGCCCGCGTGGAACGTGCATCTCATTGCGGCCTTGCTCGCGCACGAAGGACTCGATCCGCATATCGCCCTGCAAGAGGTCTTCGAGCGCAAGGGGCTGGACAGCTGGTACCACGACCGGCTCGACGGCCTGGTCGAGGCCCCTGCCGTCGCCGACTACATGCGCAGCCAGCGCGATGCCACCGAGGCGTTGCCCGCAAAGCTGTCGGCTGCGGGCCGCGTTCTGCTGGCCAGGCGCATCGGCAAGGACAAGGCGCTTTTGAACGACTTTGCGCCGCTGTTCCTGCGCCTGGCCATCGACGGCAGCAAGACGGTGCGCGCCGAGGCGACGCCGCACCTCGAAGGCATTGCCGAGGCGCAGCGGCTCGAACTCCTGGGGCAACTGCTGAAAGACGGCGACACCACGCAGCGCACGCAGGCCGCCGAACTGCTTGCGCGCCTGCCGGGTGACGCCGCGCGCGCGTTGCTCGACGTGGCGGCCGGCACCGAGACCAGCAAGGCCGTGCAGCAGGCCATCCGCTCGGCCATGTCGCGGCTCGACGCCGCGGGCGACGCGGGCGAGCTCGAATTGCCCGAGCCGCCGGCCTGGCAACCCTTCGAGGACATTCCGCTGGGTGAAGAGGCGGTGCAGTTGCTCATTGCCAACCGCATCGAGCTGCTCGAGAAGAACCGCGTCGCGGCCGAGGCCGAGATCGAGGAGAACAAGGCCTCCAAGCAGACCTACCGGTACAAGTGGCGCCAGGACAACTACGCCGCCCACAAGAAGCTCACCGACGAGGACATGCGCGTGGCCGTGCGCGTGCTCAACGGGCAGGGCAGCAAGAACGACCAGAACCGCGCGAAGAACGGCCAGCTGCAGCAGGTCGTGGGTTTCGGCAATCGCCTGCAGTCGATGCCGGGGTTCGGCATGCCGCACCTGATCCGCTGGCTGGCCGTGTCGCGCCACTGGACCAGCTTCTGGTTCGACGACGGCTTTCACAAGTGGCTCGGCCGCCAGCCCGTGGGCTCGGTCGACCTGCGCGCGCTGGCCGAGCTGCTCAAGCGCTCCGGCATGCCGATCGACGATGTGGCCCACACCGCGCTCTTTCAATACTGGAACCAGGCCTCGGCGGTCGACGTGCTGCCGGCCGACCGTGTGTGGCCCTTCTTCGCGGAGCACCCCGAGTACATCGACGAAGGCCTGGGCCTTGTCGCGCCGCCAAAGCGCGAAGGCCGCCAGACCCAGCTCGACCTGAATGCCACGCTGCGCACGCTGGCGGTCTTTCCGACCGTGCAGGCACGCTGGCTGCCGCGGGTCATGGAATTGGCGCTCGGCGAAGGCAAGACGCACCGCGCAGCCGCGCAGAAGGCACTGTCGATGCTGCCCGACATCGGCCGGCGCGTGGTCGAGTCGCTCGGCGCCACCAAGAGCGAGGTGCGCATCGAGGCTGCCAACTGGCTGGCCGAGCTCAAGTACGCCGAGGCCGTGCCCGCCATCACCAAGGCGCTCGAGAAGGAAACCCGCGAGACCGTGCGCGCGGCCTACCTCACGGCGCTCGAGGCGCTGGGCGACGACATCTCCGCGCGCCTTGCACCGGCGATTCTTCTGGCCGAGGCGAAGAAGGGCCTGAAGGCCAAGCCCCCGGCGGGCCTTGCGTGGTTCTCTCTCGACGCGCTGCCCGCCTGCAGATGGCTGGACGGCAGCCCGGTAGAACCCGAGATCGTGCGCTGGTGGGTGGTGCTCGCCTGCAAGCTCAAGGAGCCGGGCGGCAACGCGCTGTTCACGCGCTACCTCGGCCTGCTCGATGCGGCCGGCCGCCAGGCCGTCGGCAGCCTGGTGCTGCGCCAGTTCATTGCACACGACACGCGCCACCCCACGCTCGACGAAGGCATTGCGCATGCCAACGCCCATGCACCGCAGCGCTACCAGGGCAACCAGCAGCGCTACCAGAACGCAAAGGCCGAGCACAAGCAGTACTACGAAGCCGACTTCCAGAAGACGCAGGAGCAGGTCTTCGAGGAGTGCAAGCGCGAGAAGATGAGCGAATACCTCGGCAGCGCGATCGGCGAAAAAGGCACGCTTGCCCTGACCGCCTATGCGCCGGGGCACGAGGTCGTCACGCTGCTGCAGCAGTACATGCGCGACCATTACCAGCGCCGCTCGCAGATCGAAGCCATGCTCGAAGGCGTGGCACCGGGCAACGACCCGGTGGTGATCCAGTTGCTGCTGGGCATATCGCGCCGCTATCGCACTGCCTCTGTCCAGGAGAAGGCGCGCGCGCTGGTGCAGCAGATTGCCGACCGCAACGGCTGGACGCAGGACCAGCTCGCCGACCGCACCATTCCCACCGCGGGCCTGGACGACACCGGCAAGCTCGAGCTCGCGTACGGCGACCGCATCTTCACCGTGGTGCTCGACGCCGCGATGAAGCCCGAACTGCGCAACCCGGAAGGCAAGGTCGTCAAGGCCCTGCCCGAGCCGCGCCAGAACGACGACCCCGTGCTCATCAAGGATGCGAAGGCCCAGTTCTCGACCAGCAAGAAAGAGCTCAAGCAGGTCATCGATCTGCAGTCCGCGCGCCTGTTCGAAGCCATGTGCACCGGCCGTATCTGGCCGCAGGCCGAGTGGCGCGAATACCTGCACCGGCACCCGATTGCCGGGCGGCTGATACAGCGGCTCGTGTGGCTCGAACTGGACGCGGAAGGCGCGGTGCGCGGCAGCTTCCGCCCCACCGAGGACGGCAGCCTGATCGACACGCAGGACGACGAGGTCGAGCTTGCGGCCGACAGCCAGCTGCGCCTGGGCCACGCCTCGCTGGTCGACGAAGGCACAGCGGCCGCGTGGAACAGGCACTTCAAGGACTACAAGCTGGTGCCGCTCTTCGCGCAGATGACGCGCAAGCCGCCGGCGGTTGCGTTCATCGACGACAAGGGCCAGCCGGTGAGCGAAATCAACGACCGGTTGGGCTGGATCAGCGACACCTTCACGCTGCGCGGCAGCTTTGCCAAGCTCGGCTACCAGCGCGCGCAGGCCGAGGACGGCGGCTTCTTCTACCAGTACACCAAGGAGTTTTCGTCGGCCGGCGTGCGCGTGGCGATCGAGTTCTCGGGCAACACCTTGCCGGAGGAGAACGTGCCCGCGGCGCTCAAGACACTGGGCTTCGAGGACATGAAGACCCGCGGCTACAGCGACCGGGCACTGCCGCTGTCGAGCGTGCCGCCGGTGCTCCTGGCCGAGGCCTATGCCGACTACCTGGCCATCGCACAGGCCTGCGCCGGGTTCGACGCGGGCTGGGAAAAGAAGATGCCGTGGTAA
- a CDS encoding VWA domain-containing protein, which produces MSSEETLRRWRLILGRYAAQPLSQTQFSAGDWKLDQALEYLYGREYEGRGLARPSGGPGSLDPSQLRAVDWLNRSRSLFPQEVFERMQTQAIDRYQLTDLLSDPAVLRSLDATPGLAKALLGMRGRLSGQMRDAVREVIQKTVDEITRKLRNDFVNALVGRRNRMRRSHIKSAQNFDARATIAANLKHYDVERRQIVIEHPRFNARVKRNLPWDVVLCVDQSGSMMDSVIYSAVIAGIMSSLPAVRVKLVVFDTSVVDLTHLAHDPVEVLLTVQLGGGTDIGRAVAYCESLVGNPQRTVFALISDFMEGAAPGPLLAAVQRMAQSRVKLLGLAALDESANPVYDRQMAQRLADKGMHVAALTPTHFAQWLAEVMN; this is translated from the coding sequence ATGTCGTCCGAAGAAACCCTGCGCCGCTGGCGCCTGATCCTCGGCCGCTATGCGGCGCAACCCCTGTCGCAAACGCAGTTCTCGGCGGGCGACTGGAAGCTCGACCAGGCGCTCGAATATCTCTACGGCCGTGAATACGAAGGCCGCGGCCTGGCCCGGCCGAGCGGCGGGCCGGGTTCGCTCGACCCGAGCCAGTTGCGCGCGGTCGACTGGCTCAACCGCTCGCGGAGTCTCTTTCCGCAAGAGGTGTTCGAGCGCATGCAGACGCAGGCGATCGATCGCTACCAGCTGACCGACCTGCTCTCCGACCCGGCGGTGCTGCGCTCGCTCGACGCCACGCCCGGCCTCGCCAAGGCGCTGCTGGGCATGCGCGGGCGGCTGTCGGGCCAGATGCGCGACGCGGTGCGCGAGGTGATCCAGAAAACCGTCGACGAGATCACGCGCAAGCTCAGGAACGACTTTGTCAACGCGCTCGTCGGCCGGCGCAACCGGATGCGGCGCTCGCACATCAAGAGCGCGCAGAACTTCGATGCGCGCGCCACCATCGCGGCCAACCTGAAGCACTACGACGTGGAGCGCAGGCAAATCGTCATCGAGCATCCGCGCTTCAATGCGCGCGTGAAGCGCAACCTGCCCTGGGACGTGGTGCTTTGCGTCGACCAGAGCGGCTCGATGATGGATTCGGTGATCTACAGCGCCGTCATTGCCGGCATCATGAGCTCGCTGCCCGCGGTGCGCGTGAAGCTGGTGGTGTTCGACACCAGCGTGGTCGATCTCACGCACCTCGCGCACGATCCGGTCGAGGTGCTGCTCACGGTGCAGCTCGGCGGCGGTACCGACATCGGCCGTGCGGTGGCGTATTGCGAGTCGCTGGTGGGCAACCCGCAGCGCACGGTGTTCGCGCTCATCAGCGACTTCATGGAAGGCGCCGCGCCCGGGCCGCTCCTGGCCGCGGTGCAGCGCATGGCACAGTCGCGCGTCAAGCTGCTCGGGCTGGCCGCGCTCGACGAATCGGCCAACCCCGTGTACGACCGGCAAATGGCGCAGCGCCTGGCCGACAAGGGCATGCACGTGGCGGCCCTCACGCCCACGCATTTCGCGCAGTGGCTCGCGGAAGTGATGAACTGA